From the genome of Streptococcus marmotae, one region includes:
- the glmU gene encoding bifunctional UDP-N-acetylglucosamine diphosphorylase/glucosamine-1-phosphate N-acetyltransferase GlmU translates to MTNYAIILAAGKGTRMKSDLPKVLHKVAGISMVEHVFRSVSAIAPEKMVTVVGHKAEMVEAVLADQTEFVTQAEQLGTGHAVMMAEPLLQNCTGQTLVIAGDTPLITGESLRDLVEFHVNHKNVATILTAEADHPFGYGRIVRNQHGEVTKIVEEKDASEFEKQIKEINTGTYVFDNAHLFEALKNITTNNAQGEYYITDVISIFRKAGEKVGAYVLRDFDESLGVNDRAALAKAEEVMRTRINKKHMVNGVSFTNPAATYIDIDVAIAPDVQIEANVTLKGKTSIGAETILTNGTYIVDSEIGAGVVVTNSMIEESRIAEGVTVGPYAHIRPGSQLAKDVHIGNFVEVKGSTIGENTKAGHLTYIGNAEVGRDVNFGAGTITVNYDGQNKYATKIGNHVFVGSNSTLIAPLEIGDNALTAAGSTITKNVPQDAVAIGRNRQENKAEYAKRLPHYPKDKEE, encoded by the coding sequence ATGACAAATTATGCAATTATTTTAGCAGCAGGTAAGGGGACTCGGATGAAGTCGGACTTGCCAAAAGTCTTACACAAGGTAGCAGGGATTTCAATGGTGGAACACGTCTTTCGGAGTGTATCTGCCATTGCTCCTGAAAAAATGGTCACAGTGGTTGGGCACAAGGCGGAGATGGTCGAAGCTGTCTTGGCAGATCAGACAGAGTTTGTGACCCAAGCAGAACAACTTGGAACGGGCCATGCGGTCATGATGGCAGAGCCACTCCTTCAAAACTGTACTGGACAGACGCTGGTTATTGCTGGTGATACTCCTTTGATTACTGGGGAGAGCTTGAGAGACTTGGTTGAATTTCATGTGAATCATAAGAACGTAGCCACTATTTTGACAGCAGAAGCTGATCATCCATTTGGGTACGGTCGTATCGTGCGCAATCAGCACGGTGAAGTGACGAAGATTGTCGAAGAAAAAGATGCTTCTGAGTTTGAAAAGCAAATCAAAGAAATCAATACAGGGACCTATGTATTTGATAATGCGCATTTATTTGAGGCATTGAAAAATATCACTACCAATAATGCACAGGGAGAATACTATATTACAGATGTGATTAGCATTTTCCGTAAAGCAGGTGAAAAGGTTGGTGCCTATGTGCTCCGTGATTTTGATGAAAGTCTTGGAGTCAATGACCGTGCGGCCCTTGCTAAGGCTGAAGAAGTCATGCGTACCCGCATTAACAAGAAACATATGGTCAATGGTGTTAGCTTTACAAATCCAGCAGCGACCTATATTGATATAGATGTAGCGATTGCGCCAGATGTGCAGATTGAAGCCAATGTAACCTTGAAAGGAAAAACGTCGATTGGTGCAGAAACTATCTTGACAAACGGTACTTATATTGTCGATTCAGAAATTGGTGCTGGCGTGGTTGTGACCAACTCTATGATTGAGGAATCGCGTATCGCAGAAGGTGTGACAGTTGGGCCTTATGCTCATATCCGCCCAGGATCACAGCTAGCAAAAGATGTTCACATTGGAAATTTTGTTGAGGTAAAAGGCTCTACAATCGGTGAAAATACCAAGGCTGGTCATCTGACCTATATTGGAAATGCGGAAGTAGGACGAGATGTCAATTTTGGAGCTGGAACGATTACCGTCAATTATGATGGACAGAACAAATACGCGACGAAGATTGGCAACCATGTCTTTGTTGGTTCCAATTCGACTTTAATTGCTCCGCTTGAAATTGGAGACAATGCCCTGACAGCTGCCGGTTCAACCATTACAAAGAATGTCCCTCAAGATGCAGTTGCCATTGGCCGTAATCGTCAGGAAAACAAGGCTGAATACGCCAAACGCCTCCCCCATTACCCAAAGGATAAGGAGGAATAA
- a CDS encoding NUDIX hydrolase, which produces MKFEEKTMKRTEIFKGHIFDVVVDDVALPMGGEAKRELIFHKGAVCVLAVTPEDKLILVKQYRKAIEQTSYEIPAGKLEVGEHADPKAAALRELEEETGYTGELELLYDFYSAIGFCNERLRLYIAKNLVKVENPRPMDEDEVIEVYHVSLEEALALIASGDICDAKTIMAVQQLQLMRK; this is translated from the coding sequence ATGAAATTCGAAGAAAAGACCATGAAGCGGACAGAGATTTTCAAGGGCCATATTTTTGATGTCGTTGTGGATGATGTGGCACTTCCTATGGGCGGCGAAGCCAAGCGGGAGTTGATTTTTCATAAGGGAGCCGTCTGTGTTCTTGCTGTGACGCCTGAGGACAAGCTGATTTTGGTCAAGCAGTACCGCAAGGCGATTGAACAAACCAGCTATGAGATTCCAGCAGGGAAATTAGAAGTTGGAGAACATGCTGACCCTAAAGCTGCTGCCCTTAGAGAATTAGAAGAAGAGACAGGCTATACTGGTGAGTTAGAGCTCTTGTATGATTTTTATTCTGCAATCGGTTTTTGCAACGAACGCTTACGCCTTTACATTGCGAAGAATCTGGTTAAGGTTGAAAATCCCCGTCCTATGGACGAGGATGAAGTGATTGAAGTCTATCATGTGAGCTTAGAAGAGGCACTTGCGTTGATTGCTAGCGGCGATATTTGTGATGCTAAGACCATTATGGCTGTTCAGCAGTTACAATTGATGAGAAAGTAG
- the macP gene encoding cell wall synthase accessory phosphoprotein MacP, with translation MRKPLLTDEILEKAKPKKQQQRFGYYAPDEDVMDEFAFEDEWEEEYTGYREGYTHRIPVESSIVKSRRIETVKREEFRSKVNKMLFWVILLVILFLIAVFFW, from the coding sequence ATGAGGAAGCCCTTATTGACAGATGAGATACTAGAGAAAGCGAAACCAAAAAAGCAGCAACAGCGTTTTGGCTATTATGCCCCTGATGAGGATGTAATGGATGAGTTTGCATTCGAAGATGAATGGGAGGAGGAGTACACAGGCTACCGTGAAGGCTATACGCATCGTATTCCTGTTGAGTCTTCGATTGTCAAAAGTCGTCGGATTGAGACCGTTAAGCGTGAGGAATTCCGTAGCAAAGTGAATAAAATGCTGTTTTGGGTCATTCTTCTAGTTATTCTCTTTCTCATTGCAGTCTTTTTTTGGTAA
- a CDS encoding 5'-methylthioadenosine/adenosylhomocysteine nucleosidase, with product MKFGIIAAMPEELKALEEALESGSEQIVLGRTYYTGRLGQHEVILVQSGVGKVMSAMSVAILAQQFQVDVIVNTGSAGAVADGIAIGDVVVADQLAYHDVDLTAFGYEYGQMSAQPLYFEADKPLLLQMKEILAQQAITAHSGLIATGDSFIAGQDKIAAIKAQFPTVLAVEMEGAAIAQAAHSIGLPFLVIRAMSDTAQGDANITFDEFIIEAGKRSAEVLIAFLKTM from the coding sequence ATGAAATTTGGAATTATTGCAGCCATGCCGGAAGAATTGAAGGCTTTGGAGGAAGCGCTCGAGAGTGGAAGTGAGCAAATCGTATTAGGAAGAACCTACTATACTGGAAGACTCGGCCAGCATGAGGTGATCTTGGTTCAATCAGGGGTTGGAAAGGTCATGTCGGCCATGTCTGTGGCTATCCTAGCCCAGCAATTTCAGGTTGATGTGATTGTGAATACCGGTTCAGCTGGCGCAGTTGCAGATGGGATTGCCATTGGGGATGTAGTTGTGGCAGATCAGTTGGCTTACCACGATGTGGATCTGACAGCCTTTGGCTACGAGTATGGTCAAATGTCTGCTCAACCCCTATATTTTGAAGCAGATAAACCGCTTCTCTTACAGATGAAGGAAATCCTTGCTCAACAAGCTATCACAGCCCATAGTGGATTGATTGCGACGGGAGATAGCTTTATTGCAGGTCAAGACAAGATTGCAGCTATAAAGGCTCAGTTCCCAACTGTTTTAGCGGTTGAAATGGAAGGGGCAGCCATTGCCCAAGCAGCTCATAGCATCGGACTGCCTTTTCTTGTCATTCGCGCCATGAGTGATACCGCGCAAGGAGATGCCAATATCACCTTTGATGAATTTATCATCGAAGCAGGGAAACGCTCGGCAGAAGTCTTGATTGCGTTTTTAAAAACGATGTAA
- a CDS encoding glycosyltransferase family 8 protein — protein sequence MSQHVIVFAADNKYTNQLVTAIKSVCTHNQNIKFYILNDDIPKEWFLVMEQYLEKLNCSIRDVKLIENEVTKFTGPFSHINYVTYFRYMIPEVVTEDRALYLDVDLVVTGELDELFSLNLDNHTIAAVPDWNQGEFSGQFNAGVLLFNLVRCRNEDFTERMISYTREHLPNLKVGDQTVLNHFYPDYLPLPERYNTQIGAEWLGAYYKDGEAPVILHYSTNHKPWSNYGYNSSREVWWFYHNLDWQELLAYWKIKKQDMERIFSLNFKQECFVLTNSGDIEHIEYLIQSLPEYRFNIAAHTLMSPNLRNLDQYKNAYTYPMVTPPMLEKMFHDSSIYLDINHFNEVNDIVQKARESGKSIFAFSNTKHREDDYYVEIVPESTPEKMVECLKAVCTENQ from the coding sequence ATGTCTCAACATGTAATTGTATTTGCTGCGGACAATAAATATACCAATCAGCTCGTGACAGCTATTAAATCAGTATGTACGCATAACCAAAATATTAAGTTTTATATCTTAAATGATGATATTCCTAAAGAATGGTTTCTTGTCATGGAACAGTATTTGGAGAAATTGAATTGCAGTATTCGCGATGTGAAATTGATTGAAAATGAAGTAACGAAGTTTACGGGACCGTTTTCTCATATCAATTATGTAACGTATTTTCGGTATATGATACCAGAAGTGGTCACAGAAGATAGAGCCTTGTACCTGGATGTGGATCTCGTTGTTACTGGGGAATTGGATGAACTTTTCAGTCTAAATTTGGATAATCATACAATCGCAGCAGTCCCAGATTGGAATCAAGGAGAGTTCTCAGGGCAGTTTAATGCGGGAGTTTTGTTGTTTAATCTAGTTCGTTGTCGCAATGAAGACTTTACAGAACGAATGATTAGCTACACACGAGAGCATTTACCGAACCTAAAAGTGGGAGATCAGACAGTTTTAAACCATTTCTATCCAGATTACTTGCCTCTGCCTGAACGATACAATACTCAGATTGGTGCAGAATGGTTAGGAGCGTATTATAAAGATGGAGAAGCCCCAGTTATACTCCACTATTCGACAAATCATAAACCTTGGAGCAATTACGGATATAATAGCTCTCGAGAAGTTTGGTGGTTTTACCATAATTTAGATTGGCAGGAGTTACTAGCCTACTGGAAAATCAAGAAGCAAGATATGGAACGCATATTCTCGCTAAACTTTAAGCAGGAATGCTTTGTTTTAACAAATTCTGGAGATATCGAACATATCGAGTATCTCATACAATCATTGCCAGAATATCGTTTTAATATCGCTGCTCACACGCTCATGTCTCCTAATTTACGGAATTTGGATCAGTATAAAAATGCGTACACCTATCCAATGGTTACACCTCCAATGCTTGAAAAAATGTTTCATGATTCTTCGATTTATTTAGATATTAACCACTTTAATGAAGTAAACGATATTGTTCAGAAAGCAAGAGAAAGTGGCAAAAGTATTTTTGCATTTTCAAATACAAAACATAGGGAAGATGATTACTATGTAGAGATTGTCCCTGAAAGTACTCCTGAAAAGATGGTTGAGTGCCTAAAAGCAGTGTGTACCGAAAATCAGTAG
- a CDS encoding SP_1767 family glycosyltransferase, with the protein MKELVLHVRNNRESLAFIKQHRVSVARFGDGEIDVIAGASIPYQDYTPELANTLRTILAYQSDENFLVCLPDVFERQERYNAFCRQFWDQHLQHYQALYQEICTADWYGSTFLSRPYIDLEDKSTVGDYFSQLRGLWEGQDILIVEGETSRSGVGNDLFTNCRSVERIICPSRNAYSHYQWIRQQIVQHGKEKLILLMLGPTAKALSWELSKEGLWLVDLGHIDSEYEWYKMGATSKVKLPHKHTAEFNFDTDITFADDVYYIKQIVADYRRNPETPLVSILVAVQNDEKYVEECLNSIFQQKYQQLEVLVVDIGSTDGSSVICKQFADRDQRLRYIRYENTAMSEALTTSLQTATGDYVALFLAKDILRDDFLSVLLEKLWETNADIAIGNYITYSETNQVFHYYVLDKDFCIEKLSPQEAINRQSQWQFNTLCFQMPWGKLYKRQLFEHFIYPGNHDLVSHKLYLQSQSIVFVNKDYYVYREIPQSEQIDVPALLAIWNEKLADLVLASCDLTITLQHFRWLLGIWKKELEEKGQETGATYQLLEQKLDFLQKAETK; encoded by the coding sequence ATGAAAGAATTAGTACTTCATGTAAGAAATAATAGGGAAAGTTTAGCGTTTATCAAGCAACATAGAGTTTCGGTCGCCCGTTTTGGCGATGGTGAGATCGATGTTATTGCTGGAGCCAGTATCCCTTATCAAGATTATACTCCAGAGTTGGCGAATACGCTTCGTACCATCCTAGCTTATCAAAGTGATGAGAATTTCTTGGTATGTCTACCAGACGTATTTGAACGACAAGAACGGTATAATGCCTTTTGCCGTCAATTTTGGGACCAGCATTTACAGCATTATCAGGCACTATATCAAGAAATCTGTACAGCAGATTGGTATGGGAGTACATTCCTTTCTCGTCCGTATATAGATTTGGAAGATAAGAGTACCGTGGGCGATTATTTTTCTCAACTTCGTGGTTTGTGGGAAGGACAGGACATCTTGATTGTAGAAGGGGAAACTTCGCGCTCGGGTGTCGGAAATGACTTGTTTACGAATTGTCGCAGTGTAGAACGTATTATTTGTCCTTCACGGAATGCCTACAGTCACTATCAATGGATTCGCCAACAGATTGTTCAACATGGAAAAGAGAAGTTAATTCTTTTAATGTTAGGACCGACCGCCAAAGCTCTATCTTGGGAACTTTCCAAAGAAGGTCTATGGCTGGTTGATTTAGGTCACATTGACTCAGAGTATGAGTGGTATAAGATGGGAGCAACTTCAAAAGTTAAATTGCCCCATAAACATACTGCTGAATTTAATTTTGATACAGATATTACATTTGCAGATGATGTTTATTATATAAAGCAAATTGTTGCAGATTATCGAAGAAATCCAGAAACTCCCTTGGTCAGCATCCTTGTTGCCGTTCAAAATGATGAGAAGTATGTGGAAGAATGCTTGAACAGCATTTTCCAGCAAAAGTATCAACAGCTAGAGGTTTTAGTTGTTGATATTGGGTCAACCGATGGCTCCTCTGTCATCTGCAAGCAGTTTGCAGATCGTGATCAGCGTCTTCGGTATATCCGTTATGAGAATACAGCCATGTCTGAGGCGCTTACGACCTCTTTACAAACAGCGACTGGTGACTACGTTGCGCTCTTTTTGGCAAAAGATATTTTGAGAGACGATTTTTTATCTGTTTTATTGGAAAAGTTATGGGAAACAAACGCCGATATTGCAATTGGAAATTATATCACCTATAGTGAAACCAATCAAGTGTTTCATTATTATGTTTTAGACAAAGATTTTTGTATTGAAAAACTGAGTCCGCAGGAAGCGATAAATCGGCAAAGCCAGTGGCAATTTAATACCCTTTGCTTCCAAATGCCATGGGGAAAGCTATATAAACGTCAGTTATTTGAACACTTTATCTATCCAGGAAATCATGATTTGGTCAGTCATAAATTATACTTACAGAGTCAATCGATTGTCTTTGTTAATAAGGATTACTATGTCTATCGGGAAATACCTCAATCAGAGCAGATAGATGTACCTGCCTTATTAGCTATTTGGAATGAAAAACTGGCTGATTTAGTACTAGCTTCTTGCGATTTAACGATTACTTTACAGCATTTTCGCTGGTTACTAGGCATATGGAAAAAAGAGCTGGAAGAGAAAGGGCAAGAAACAGGCGCTACCTACCAGCTCTTGGAGCAGAAATTAGATTTTTTACAGAAAGCAGAAACGAAATAA
- a CDS encoding sugar transferase — protein sequence MAIHITNLYGQSSRSVALMSQAMVADIGRSLGMKEIGIYYYDSSQESASSKASRFDGMNAALAHGDIVIFQTPIWHPVSFEKEYLQCIKRYSIKLAIFIHDVLPLMFEGNYYLMPQVIEVYNMADVLIVPSQAMVDVLREHGLTVKKIIIQHMWDHTIPLSEEEPRFSQTVNFSGSPKRFSFIEDWKSDILLQIFTDEADQVDFSGANVQLNGWKSGTELLSHLARNGGFGLVWNQRDGRDYYQLNASYKLSTYLAAGLPVFVPTTLSNKEIIVKNGLGFAISSLDDIPAILDSLTEETYAQMVQKVKNFRMLLNQGYFTKKVLVDTIHALFQSEDEVDML from the coding sequence ATGGCGATACATATTACAAATCTATACGGTCAATCTTCTAGGAGTGTGGCTTTGATGTCTCAAGCCATGGTGGCAGATATTGGTAGAAGTCTGGGCATGAAAGAGATTGGAATTTATTACTATGATTCTAGTCAGGAAAGTGCGAGTTCGAAGGCTTCCCGTTTTGATGGGATGAACGCAGCATTGGCGCATGGCGATATCGTGATTTTCCAAACACCGATATGGCACCCAGTCAGTTTTGAGAAAGAATACTTGCAGTGTATCAAACGCTACAGCATCAAATTAGCGATTTTTATCCACGATGTCCTACCCTTGATGTTTGAAGGAAATTACTACCTCATGCCCCAAGTGATTGAGGTTTATAATATGGCAGATGTACTGATTGTTCCTTCACAAGCGATGGTAGATGTTTTACGAGAGCATGGACTGACGGTTAAGAAAATCATTATCCAACATATGTGGGATCATACCATACCGTTAAGCGAGGAAGAGCCACGTTTTTCACAGACTGTGAATTTTTCAGGCTCACCAAAACGCTTTTCCTTTATCGAGGATTGGAAGTCAGACATCTTACTTCAGATTTTTACAGATGAAGCGGATCAAGTGGATTTCTCGGGAGCCAATGTACAGCTCAACGGTTGGAAATCGGGAACAGAGTTGTTGAGTCATCTGGCACGTAATGGCGGATTTGGCTTGGTTTGGAATCAGAGAGATGGCCGAGACTATTATCAGTTGAACGCCTCTTATAAATTGAGTACTTATTTAGCAGCAGGTCTCCCAGTCTTTGTACCTACTACCTTATCGAATAAAGAAATCATTGTCAAAAATGGACTGGGATTTGCCATCTCTTCTTTGGATGATATTCCTGCTATTTTAGACAGCCTGACGGAGGAAACTTATGCTCAGATGGTTCAGAAGGTCAAAAATTTTCGGATGCTGTTGAATCAAGGTTATTTTACCAAAAAGGTTTTGGTTGATACGATTCATGCCCTGTTTCAGTCAGAGGATGAGGTTGACATGCTATGA
- the secY2 gene encoding accessory Sec system protein translocase subunit SecY2, translated as MRNILFRYPLVKKILFSFLISIVFLLGRYIPLPNVAISQTSLEADSSLEVASALSGGSLANIGLFSLGLGPWMYSIILNRVFALGRKRPAGGNLQQQKQLLVMLVVALIQGLGIALTLTYVEPTSVQLIATATVVLVTGSFVLMWLGNLNAAYGVGGPTLIMFLSIIVSQFRVVPVFATVLAGPKALYALFILVWTLVSIYVTVVFEKAEYRIPIQRVSINSDMAKKAYLPIRVNPSNGMPIMYAYTFLAFPQYFLILLSYFLKNNSLLQYGVYFTTRNEIGIGIYVLLVLLLSYSFAFVNLDPLSIAKGFRASGDYIKNIRPGKPTQLYLTRYIRFFGIFSGVITGILLSTPLILFLPEQELQIITPLSGIFMMMTGMILMIREEVFTSRLRRKYTELFEGN; from the coding sequence ATGAGAAACATTTTGTTTCGGTATCCTCTCGTCAAGAAAATCTTGTTTTCATTTTTGATTAGTATCGTTTTCCTCTTGGGACGCTATATTCCCTTGCCCAATGTAGCTATTTCACAAACAAGTTTGGAAGCAGACTCTTCTTTGGAAGTAGCTTCTGCCCTATCTGGTGGGAGTTTGGCCAATATCGGCCTCTTTTCCCTAGGTTTAGGACCATGGATGTATTCCATCATCTTGAATAGGGTCTTTGCACTTGGTCGAAAACGTCCAGCTGGAGGAAACTTGCAACAACAAAAGCAATTGCTTGTCATGCTAGTTGTTGCGCTCATTCAAGGGTTGGGAATTGCCCTTACGCTGACCTATGTAGAACCTACCTCTGTTCAGCTGATTGCAACGGCTACGGTTGTATTGGTAACAGGCTCCTTTGTCCTCATGTGGTTAGGGAATTTGAATGCAGCGTATGGCGTGGGTGGACCGACCTTGATCATGTTTTTAAGCATTATCGTTTCCCAGTTTCGGGTTGTTCCAGTCTTTGCAACTGTCCTAGCAGGCCCTAAGGCCTTGTATGCACTGTTTATCCTTGTTTGGACCTTAGTGAGTATCTATGTGACTGTTGTCTTTGAGAAGGCAGAATATCGCATTCCTATCCAAAGGGTATCCATCAATAGTGATATGGCTAAGAAAGCCTATTTGCCGATTCGCGTCAATCCTTCTAACGGAATGCCGATCATGTATGCCTATACCTTTTTGGCGTTTCCTCAGTATTTTTTAATTTTGTTGTCATACTTTTTAAAAAACAATTCTCTGTTGCAGTATGGTGTTTATTTCACGACACGAAACGAGATTGGGATAGGAATCTATGTGTTACTAGTGCTCTTGCTATCGTATAGCTTTGCATTTGTCAATTTAGATCCACTTTCTATTGCCAAAGGATTTCGAGCGTCTGGGGACTATATAAAAAATATCCGCCCTGGCAAGCCTACTCAGCTATATTTGACACGCTACATTCGCTTTTTTGGTATCTTCAGCGGTGTCATTACGGGGATTCTACTCAGCACTCCCCTTATTCTCTTCTTACCGGAGCAGGAACTGCAGATTATTACTCCTTTGTCTGGAATTTTTATGATGATGACAGGGATGATCTTGATGATCCGTGAAGAAGTATTTACATCGCGCTTACGGCGTAAATATACAGAATTATTTGAAGGAAATTAG
- the asp1 gene encoding accessory Sec system protein Asp1 encodes MFHFIPAWYGQGRPWYDPTTAWYRGVSSIHFDDAINQMRMFQQTNEDIGMLLSNYMPNLRYFLHRYDLFEVPYWSVFDEIQHTHHIQPRMLDFKEFQWPENVEFVYTNFLVLVRRDKKLWAHVEFGEEAHLIYIQFFKDDRPSKRLVFDDRGFLSSIVYYDDQGNENYQDYLNATGDWQIRENLQTQEVTVNPSVAHRFQKERYGSIADVIQEKVAAYVTRLTVEDVLVLASSPQHNNLILQAKGSHRLILSYFDERYPFHQMEQIAQDTALADLVVVDRQRSKERLQEAVSTPIEHISLFDARLNLGKSQRFRELFLYFLMDDLEENVLLQYLDQIAPFMNEHEDVHLKLISYQTDPAQEEAKQDWLEEVLARYELEFFQLETEEEQAEAFEDDDEEVEIEAKRVSIEFLRSDLDIMSSLEESRLIIDVTSEPDLYTQIAGISAGIPQITIQSTEFVEHLKNGYLLSHPSELSLALHHYLVGLRNWNESLMYAAQKIASYTSGSLVEKIKQSIGYHE; translated from the coding sequence ATGTTTCATTTTATTCCAGCCTGGTATGGACAAGGCAGACCTTGGTATGATCCGACAACTGCTTGGTATCGTGGCGTTTCTTCGATTCATTTTGATGATGCAATTAATCAGATGCGAATGTTTCAGCAGACAAATGAAGACATAGGGATGCTACTCTCAAATTATATGCCCAATCTTCGCTATTTTCTGCATCGTTATGATTTGTTTGAAGTCCCTTATTGGTCTGTATTTGACGAGATTCAACATACCCATCATATCCAGCCACGGATGCTTGATTTTAAGGAATTTCAGTGGCCAGAAAATGTGGAGTTTGTCTATACAAATTTTTTAGTGCTTGTTCGGCGGGACAAAAAGCTATGGGCACATGTGGAATTTGGTGAAGAAGCACATTTGATTTATATCCAATTTTTTAAAGATGACAGACCATCAAAACGCTTGGTCTTTGATGACCGTGGTTTCTTATCAAGTATCGTATACTATGATGACCAAGGAAACGAGAACTATCAAGACTATCTAAATGCGACGGGAGACTGGCAGATTCGGGAAAATTTACAGACGCAGGAAGTGACTGTTAATCCTAGTGTAGCCCACCGTTTTCAGAAAGAACGCTATGGCTCGATTGCTGACGTTATCCAAGAAAAAGTAGCGGCCTATGTAACCAGATTAACAGTAGAAGATGTCTTAGTTCTAGCTTCCAGCCCACAACATAATAACCTAATCTTGCAAGCTAAAGGTTCGCATCGATTGATTCTATCGTATTTTGATGAGCGCTATCCTTTTCATCAGATGGAGCAAATAGCGCAGGATACAGCTCTAGCTGATTTGGTGGTGGTAGATAGACAGAGGAGCAAGGAACGATTGCAAGAAGCTGTTTCTACGCCCATTGAGCATATTTCTCTCTTTGACGCTCGCTTGAATCTTGGAAAAAGCCAGCGTTTTCGTGAATTATTTCTCTATTTCTTGATGGATGATCTGGAAGAAAATGTGTTGTTGCAGTATTTGGATCAGATTGCCCCATTTATGAATGAGCATGAAGATGTTCATCTGAAATTAATTAGTTACCAGACAGACCCAGCCCAAGAAGAAGCAAAACAAGATTGGCTTGAGGAAGTGTTGGCTCGTTATGAACTAGAATTTTTCCAATTGGAAACGGAGGAAGAACAGGCTGAGGCTTTTGAAGACGATGATGAAGAGGTAGAGATAGAAGCGAAGCGAGTGAGTATAGAATTTCTACGATCAGATTTAGATATTATGAGCTCCCTAGAAGAAAGTCGTCTGATTATTGATGTGACAAGTGAGCCTGATTTATATACCCAGATTGCAGGAATCAGTGCAGGAATTCCACAGATTACTATCCAATCAACGGAGTTTGTCGAACATTTGAAAAATGGTTATCTGCTCTCTCATCCGTCTGAACTAAGTCTTGCTTTGCACCATTATTTAGTCGGCTTACGGAATTGGAATGAATCCTTGATGTATGCCGCTCAAAAAATCGCCTCCTACACCAGTGGTAGTTTGGTAGAAAAAATAAAACAAAGTATAGGATATCATGAGTAA